The Vitis vinifera cultivar Pinot Noir 40024 chromosome 1, ASM3070453v1 DNA segment ATGATGATGGAGGTGTGAGCCTACAAAACAAATGATCATGGGCAAAGCTTGGTGGTGAAGAAGATTAATGTGGCTCTGCCCTGGTAGCATACTAGTAACAATCTTGAGTTTATCCTAATTTTCTGAAATTGTCCCTGATATTTCTTCAAACGAAGAAAACCATTATACATCCATGTGGTTCAACAATTCCCAAGCCTATTCCTAAATTCCCCAAATATACTAaacctttctattttcttaaagCGCATTGCATTTCGTATCTGAAAAATTATCTTGGATTTCTTCAATCTAGTCCTGTGTGGAACAATCACAAATTTGTTACGATGCCAGTTAGTTGGGACATGGTTTTAAGTAGAGTTCTACTCAATCCAGTACTGGTGAAGAACCCGTCTTTCcaattttccttttcccttttcagAATGTGTTCCCAAATCATGATTTCCTTTAAATTTCAATTACTTAATGAGCAAATAGTTTGCTTTCCAGTATACCAGTTAAACAAGCTTTTACAATTTGTGCTTTGGAGCTATAAACTTTGCTGTCCATGATTTAAAGTGGACAAAGTAAAAACGAAGGGAGGAGATTGAAGAAAGCAAGGGAAAAAAATCCTGGTCTCTTTTGTGCTTTACCGAGCTGTCCATGGCGAACTCTATGTTTCCCTGGTACATTTATTAAAGCATCAACTGATAACTAAAAGAATAATATCTGGAATATGATCACTCCAATAGTGTCTGATACTTATAGCATTCAGATCATGCACTCAAAAACTCGTTTGTTTGTGCTCTTCTTCTTTAGTTGAGGAAGTTTATTGAAGGGACATCCTTCATTTTGTTACACTTTATTGATTGGTAGGTTTCTAGTTGggaggatttttatttttatttttcttttaaatggtTCTTACTCTCTTCTGGAGTTTGGTTCCCTTTAAATACTGGCTGTGCTTTGGTCACACTCCTTTTTCATTTAtgttcttttaataaatttatctatGTCTATGAAAAGAAAGTTGATGCATAAGCTGGCAATTAACCCCTTAGTATAATGATAATGTACACTCACCTTATTATGGCACTGATCTGTATGAGACTCATATATGTTAGGATTggatgatattttaaatttgccTGGCAGCTAAAAGAACTGATGCATCCCTCCCCCTCCTCTTCTCTTTCTCCCCTTCACACTTTTGATGAAAAATGAGAGCCACCCCCCACCCAAAAACCACACACGTACACACAAGAAAATAAACAGATGGTGCGTTTATGTCTATCCATcagttctatttaaaaaaaaaaaaaactgaatgaGATGCCTATGAAGGATAGAAGTTGATCTATATGTTAGTTCTTGTTATTTGACAACTGAGACTAGTTTTGACCAAAATTATTGTGAGGGATGAAATATGATTCTTTTGCTCACGTATATAAATAAGAAACTTGGATCATAACATAGTATGGCAGAGCAGcattttgaagaattttcattGACAAGTCATGATGGTGATTTTTAGGGCATAATAGTTCATGATCAGACTGTTTATATCACCCCACATTAATATTTGGAAGTCAGCATTGCAAAAAGGTTTTAGTAGCAGCAGGTAATGCATGTCAGTTTGGTCTAATTGATAATTGATAACATTGCATGGGGACTACTGTTTTTAGtgtgtttctttcttttgtttgtttgctcTTTCGTTTTTTTACTTGGGTAATATAAACATGTTAGTTTATTTCACTTCTTGATGcaagtttatatatatgttatacCAACTTCCacaatcattttcattttgtagGACTTGAGTTTTCAAGGCGGCAACCATGTCTTCGTCACATTTCACTGCAACGACTGACTCAATTGCTCAGGCTTTAGAAGCAAAAACCCCATCTGAGGCCATCTCTATCCTTTATTGCATTATTGACAGcccttcatcttcttctgaGGCCCTACGAATAAAAGAACAGGCCATTACAAATCTCTCAGATCTCCTTAGACAAGAGAACCGAGCAGAGGATCTTCGAAATCTTCTGACCCAATTGAGACCCTTTTTTTCCTTGATCCCTAAGGCAAAAACTGCAAAAATTGTCCGTGGGGTCATTGATGCAGTAGCAAAGATACCAGACACATCAGATCTCCAGATTTCCCTCTGCAAAGACATGGTGGCATGGACCCGTGCAGAGAAGAGAACTTTCCTTAGGCAACGAGTTGAGGCAAGGCTAGCAGCTCTTTTGATGGAAAACAAAGAGTATTCAGAAGCTTTAACTCTTCTCTCAGGTTTAATCAAGGAAGTTAGAAGACTAGATGATAAGCTTCTTCTTGTGGACATAGATTTGTTGGAAAGCAAGCTTCATTTTTCACTAAGAAACCTCCCCAAAGCCAAGGCTGCCCTTACAGCAGCAAGAACTGCAGCCAATGCAATTTATGTACCTCCAGCTCAACAAGGCACTATAGATTTGCAGAGTGGGATTCTCCATGCAGAAGAAAAAGATTATAAAACTGCTTACAGTTATTTCTTTGAAGCGTTTGAAGCTTTCAATGCTCTTGAAGATCCCCGGGCTGTATTTAGCCTGAAGTATATGTTGTTGTGCAAAATCATGGTTAACCAGGCTGATGATGTGGCAGGAATAATATCATCCAAAGCGGGGTTGCAATATGTAGGGCCAGAGTTAGATGCCATGAAAGCTGTGGCTGATGCCCATGCAA contains these protein-coding regions:
- the LOC100252303 gene encoding 26S proteasome non-ATPase regulatory subunit 11 homolog, translated to MSSSHFTATTDSIAQALEAKTPSEAISILYCIIDSPSSSSEALRIKEQAITNLSDLLRQENRAEDLRNLLTQLRPFFSLIPKAKTAKIVRGVIDAVAKIPDTSDLQISLCKDMVAWTRAEKRTFLRQRVEARLAALLMENKEYSEALTLLSGLIKEVRRLDDKLLLVDIDLLESKLHFSLRNLPKAKAALTAARTAANAIYVPPAQQGTIDLQSGILHAEEKDYKTAYSYFFEAFEAFNALEDPRAVFSLKYMLLCKIMVNQADDVAGIISSKAGLQYVGPELDAMKAVADAHAKRSLKLFETALRDFRAQLEEDPIVHRHLSSLYDTLLEQNLCRLIEPFSKVEIAHIAELIELPVDHVEKKLSQMILDKKFAGTLDQGAGCLIIFEDPKTDAIYPATLETISNIGKVVDSLYVRSAKIMA